In Pollutimonas sp. M17, a single genomic region encodes these proteins:
- the lipB gene encoding lipoyl(octanoyl) transferase LipB: MIESHWLPRPADYLRVWRDMRDFTEARNAATPDRIWLVEHDPVYTLGQAGKPEHILNSSGIPIVQCDRGGQVTYHGPGQVVAYCLVDLRRMKIFVKEYVSLLEDVLIRTLDELGVKGACRKPGAPGVYVPYASLAAPPAGAQAELAKIAALGIKLRNGCAYHGLALNVDMDLSPFLGINPCGYEGLKTVDLRSCGIHATVGEVGRLLAARLNDAFDAHLEAQPTATAE; the protein is encoded by the coding sequence ATGATCGAATCCCACTGGCTGCCCCGGCCCGCGGACTACCTGCGTGTGTGGCGGGACATGCGCGACTTCACCGAAGCGCGCAATGCGGCAACGCCGGACCGCATCTGGCTGGTCGAGCACGATCCGGTCTATACACTGGGCCAGGCGGGCAAGCCCGAGCATATCCTGAATAGCAGCGGCATCCCCATCGTGCAGTGCGACCGGGGCGGCCAGGTGACCTATCATGGTCCGGGGCAGGTCGTGGCCTATTGCCTGGTCGACCTGCGCCGCATGAAAATCTTCGTCAAGGAATACGTATCCCTGCTGGAAGACGTGTTGATCCGGACGCTGGATGAACTGGGCGTGAAGGGGGCCTGCCGCAAGCCGGGGGCGCCCGGCGTATATGTGCCTTACGCCAGCCTGGCGGCGCCGCCGGCCGGGGCCCAGGCCGAGTTGGCCAAGATCGCCGCCCTGGGCATCAAGCTGCGCAACGGCTGCGCCTACCATGGCCTGGCCCTGAACGTCGACATGGATCTGTCGCCCTTCCTGGGCATCAATCCTTGCGGCTACGAGGGGCTGAAAACCGTCGATTTGCGATCTTGCGGGATACACGCTACCGTGGGCGAGGTCGGCCGCCTGCTGGCTGCCCGCCTGAATGATGCGTTCGACGCTCATCTGGAAGCGCAGCCGACGGCAACGGCTGAATAA
- a CDS encoding enoyl-CoA hydratase — MSTDAELLLIDTVDGVTTLTLNRPDQFNALSEELLDALQRALAGIAEDEQARCVVLAANGRAFCAGHDLKQMRAHPDQRYYEQLFAQCGRVMQSIVNLPVPVIAKVHGTATAAGCQLVASCDLAIASETARFAVSGINVGLFCSTPAVALTRNIPIKNAFEMLVTGQFISAADAADKGLVNRAVPPDELDAQLDALVQAICSKSPVAVRTGKAMVQRQRGMNLADAYDYAGKVMAQNMMAEDVAEGIDAFTQKRQPVWKGR; from the coding sequence ATGAGCACAGACGCCGAATTGCTATTGATCGACACAGTCGACGGGGTGACGACGCTGACCTTGAACCGGCCCGATCAGTTCAATGCGCTGTCCGAAGAGCTGCTGGATGCCTTGCAGCGCGCCCTGGCCGGCATTGCCGAAGACGAGCAGGCGCGCTGCGTGGTGCTGGCCGCCAATGGCCGGGCGTTTTGTGCCGGCCACGACCTGAAGCAGATGCGCGCCCACCCCGACCAGCGCTATTACGAGCAGTTGTTCGCCCAGTGCGGCCGGGTCATGCAGAGCATCGTCAACCTGCCGGTGCCGGTCATTGCCAAGGTTCACGGCACCGCCACGGCGGCGGGCTGCCAGCTGGTGGCCAGCTGCGACCTGGCCATCGCCTCGGAAACCGCCAGGTTTGCCGTGTCGGGCATCAATGTGGGCCTGTTCTGCTCGACGCCGGCAGTGGCGCTGACACGCAATATTCCCATCAAGAACGCGTTTGAAATGCTGGTGACGGGGCAGTTCATCAGCGCAGCCGATGCGGCCGACAAGGGCCTGGTCAACCGCGCGGTGCCGCCCGACGAGCTGGACGCCCAGCTCGATGCCCTGGTGCAGGCCATTTGCAGCAAGAGCCCGGTTGCCGTGCGCACGGGCAAGGCCATGGTCCAGCGCCAGCGCGGCATGAACCTGGCCGATGCCTACGATTATGCCGGCAAGGTCATGGCGCAGAACATGATGGCCGAGGACGTGGCCGAGGGCATCGACGCGTTTACGCAGAAGCGGCAGCCCGTCTGGAAGGGACGCTAG
- the lipA gene encoding lipoyl synthase, translating into MTTPVDQSAVRKPTVRPAPYDPTQKQKSADKTSRIPIKVVQAERLKKPEWIRVKAAAPGSRFYDIKKILREHNLHTVCEEASCPNIGECFGKGTATFMIMGDKCTRRCPFCDVGHGRPDPLDVDEPVNLARSIAAMKLSYVVITSVDRDDLRDGGAGHFVECIRKVRELSPTTRIEVLVPDFRGRLDRALGILNEGPPDVMNHNLETVPRLYKQARPGSDYQHSLKLLSEFKALHPDVPTKSGLMLGLGETDEEILEVMRDMRAHNVDMLTIGQYLQPSEHHLPVLRYAHPDVFKMLEREAYAMGFTHAAVGAMVRSSYHADEQAHQAGVA; encoded by the coding sequence ATGACTACTCCCGTTGATCAGTCTGCCGTCCGTAAACCCACCGTGCGTCCCGCGCCCTACGACCCAACGCAAAAGCAGAAGTCGGCCGACAAGACCTCGCGTATTCCCATCAAGGTGGTGCAGGCCGAACGCCTGAAGAAGCCGGAATGGATACGTGTGAAGGCGGCCGCGCCGGGTTCGCGCTTTTACGACATCAAGAAGATACTGCGCGAGCACAATCTGCATACGGTGTGCGAAGAGGCGTCCTGCCCCAATATCGGCGAGTGCTTCGGCAAGGGCACGGCCACGTTCATGATCATGGGCGACAAGTGCACGCGCCGCTGTCCCTTCTGTGATGTGGGCCACGGGCGCCCCGATCCGCTGGATGTCGACGAGCCGGTGAACCTGGCGCGCAGCATCGCCGCCATGAAGCTGTCGTATGTGGTGATCACGTCGGTCGACCGCGACGATCTGCGCGACGGCGGGGCGGGGCATTTTGTCGAGTGCATCCGCAAGGTGCGCGAACTGTCTCCCACGACACGGATCGAGGTGCTGGTGCCCGACTTCCGCGGCCGGCTGGACCGCGCGCTGGGCATACTCAACGAAGGCCCGCCCGATGTGATGAACCACAACCTGGAAACGGTGCCCCGCCTGTACAAGCAGGCGCGTCCGGGTTCGGATTACCAGCATTCGCTGAAGCTGCTGTCGGAGTTCAAGGCGCTGCATCCCGATGTCCCGACGAAGTCGGGGCTGATGCTGGGCCTGGGCGAGACGGACGAGGAAATCCTTGAGGTGATGCGGGATATGCGGGCGCACAATGTGGACATGCTGACGATAGGGCAGTATTTGCAGCCGTCGGAGCATCACCTTCCCGTGCTGCGCTATGCGCATCCCGATGTGTTCAAGATGCTGGAGCGCGAGGCGTACGCGATGGGGTTCACGCATGCGGCCGTGGGGGCGATGGTGCGGTCTTCATATCATGCGGATGAGCAGGCGCATCAGGCTGGGGTGGCTTGA
- a CDS encoding formylglycine-generating enzyme family protein: MRTLRSSARIAIVMLMASMAVGCKLDGGASGAGAAAGRMAGAADAVELVSVPAGELSYHPSGEYLKGGYPVTPPQAVVRFDSGVAMMKRQVSQAEYAACVAAGACKKLDGVQRDAADPGLPVVGVSWHDATAYAAWLSKRTGGHYRLPTYAEWVYAAGPAYKEDVILDASDPSDPAQRWLAEYALETQRKVSVDASLRPFGGFGENPAGLQDMAGNVWDWTDTCHTRRHLDASEGAVTTTGENCGIRVVAGPHRSYITDFIRDPKGGACSVGVPPSNLGFRLVRDDAAAGAARPLREELGIH, from the coding sequence ATGCGCACCCTCCGAAGCTCCGCAAGAATTGCCATCGTCATGCTGATGGCGAGTATGGCCGTCGGATGCAAGCTGGATGGCGGTGCAAGCGGCGCCGGAGCTGCGGCGGGGCGCATGGCGGGCGCCGCTGACGCGGTGGAGCTGGTTTCCGTCCCGGCCGGCGAACTCAGCTACCACCCTTCGGGCGAATACCTCAAGGGCGGTTATCCGGTTACACCACCGCAAGCGGTGGTCCGCTTCGACAGCGGCGTGGCCATGATGAAGCGGCAGGTCAGTCAGGCGGAGTACGCGGCCTGCGTGGCCGCGGGGGCCTGCAAGAAGCTGGATGGGGTGCAGCGCGACGCGGCCGATCCCGGGCTTCCGGTGGTGGGCGTAAGCTGGCACGATGCCACGGCGTATGCGGCCTGGCTGTCGAAGAGGACGGGGGGCCATTACCGCCTGCCGACCTATGCGGAATGGGTCTATGCGGCAGGTCCCGCCTACAAGGAAGATGTCATACTGGATGCCTCCGACCCTTCCGATCCGGCGCAGCGCTGGCTGGCGGAGTACGCACTGGAGACCCAGCGCAAAGTATCGGTGGATGCATCGCTGCGGCCCTTCGGCGGGTTCGGCGAGAATCCGGCGGGCCTGCAGGACATGGCGGGCAATGTGTGGGACTGGACCGACACCTGCCATACGCGGCGGCATCTGGATGCGTCGGAAGGCGCCGTGACCACGACGGGCGAGAATTGCGGGATACGCGTGGTGGCGGGGCCGCATCGCAGCTACATCACCGATTTCATACGCGATCCCAAGGGCGGCGCCTGCTCTGTCGGCGTGCCGCCCAGCAACCTGGGCTTCCGGCTGGTGCGCGACGATGCCGCGGCCGGCGCGGCGCGGCCACTGCGCGAAGAACTGGGCATCCATTGA
- a CDS encoding Crp/Fnr family transcriptional regulator, translating to MPSQLSRSLIKNLDLFRALPDDALDAALQHAQVCRLAEGEAAFHQGEEATRFFVLLHGHLKVVQITPEGEQIVVRYVNPGDVFGIARAMRRSHYPASTIAVQESIALAWPSSEWDQFVSGNPHFASNALQTVGQRLQDAHSRIRELSTEEVEQRVARAILRLVDQSGEETPEGIQINFPITRQDIAEMTGTTLHTVSRLLSAWKERGLVNSGRKRIVVCAMDELIRLAEGPAQTPAGQSAATRGVG from the coding sequence ATGCCATCACAGCTTAGCCGGTCGCTGATCAAGAATCTTGATCTTTTCAGGGCACTGCCCGACGACGCCCTGGATGCGGCCCTGCAACACGCGCAAGTCTGTCGCCTGGCCGAAGGCGAGGCCGCCTTCCACCAGGGCGAAGAAGCCACGCGCTTTTTCGTGCTGCTGCACGGCCACCTGAAAGTGGTGCAGATCACCCCCGAAGGCGAACAGATCGTCGTGCGCTACGTCAATCCGGGCGACGTCTTCGGCATCGCCCGGGCCATGCGGCGCAGCCACTATCCCGCATCGACCATCGCCGTCCAGGAAAGCATCGCCCTGGCCTGGCCTTCGTCCGAATGGGACCAGTTCGTCTCCGGCAACCCCCATTTCGCCTCCAACGCCCTGCAGACGGTCGGACAGCGTCTGCAAGACGCCCATTCGCGCATACGCGAGCTGTCCACCGAGGAGGTCGAGCAGCGCGTCGCGCGTGCCATCCTGCGGCTGGTCGACCAGTCGGGCGAGGAAACGCCCGAAGGCATACAGATCAACTTCCCCATCACCCGCCAGGACATCGCCGAAATGACGGGAACCACGCTGCATACCGTCAGCCGGCTTCTGAGCGCCTGGAAAGAGCGCGGCCTGGTGAACAGCGGACGCAAGCGCATCGTGGTGTGCGCTATGGACGAACTGATCCGCCTTGCCGAAGGCCCCGCGCAAACCCCGGCCGGACAGTCCGCCGCCACACGCGGCGTCGGCTAG
- a CDS encoding c-type cytochrome has product MLDARAKKLAAAAPAASAKAPAGKQAAPAAAPAAKPVAVAGKATSHPAGEKLYKSACIACHSTGVANAPKLGDKAAWSPLIARGMDSLMEVALKGKGAMPPRGASSADDATLRAAVEYMIGSVQ; this is encoded by the coding sequence ATGCTGGACGCGCGGGCGAAGAAGCTGGCCGCCGCCGCACCCGCGGCATCGGCCAAGGCCCCGGCGGGCAAGCAAGCTGCTCCAGCCGCCGCGCCGGCCGCCAAGCCGGTCGCCGTCGCGGGCAAGGCCACGTCGCACCCGGCCGGCGAGAAGCTGTACAAGTCGGCCTGCATAGCCTGCCATAGCACCGGCGTGGCCAATGCCCCCAAGCTGGGCGACAAGGCCGCGTGGAGTCCGCTGATCGCCCGGGGCATGGACTCGCTGATGGAAGTGGCGCTCAAAGGGAAAGGCGCCATGCCGCCCCGGGGCGCATCGTCGGCCGATGACGCCACCTTGCGGGCCGCGGTTGAATACATGATCGGCTCGGTGCAATAA
- a CDS encoding ABC transporter substrate-binding protein, translating to MKSLRKTILLSALAASFFTAAGLAQARDLTIALRSEPSSMDPQFHSLTPNTQLSETLFDPLVRTDGNAKPVPSLAESWTADGDVWTFKLRPNVKFADGSPFTAEDVLFTYARVPKVPNSPSSYSLYLSTIDKVEAPDPLTVRITTKGPSPVLLANLSMVPIMSHKAAAGPAPEGKTTVELNRGDGLVGTGPYKFVSWKRGAEIVFERNDHYWGEKPAWDKVIYRPISNSAARVAALLAGDVDIIEDPPTDDLPRLKKDKNLHIQETPSVRVIYIALNQGNDVPPGVSGTDGKNPLTDQRVRHALSLAIDRKAIVERIMDGVGLPAANLLAYPAFGTSEKHSKVEPADPEEAKKLLAEAGYPNGFQMSLGSPAGRYTNDQRIAQAVASMWARIGVKADVQTMAPPVFFKQRNAFAFSSYLAGWAASSGEMLNPLTSLVVTKDPKLGLGTTNWSKYSNPEMDKLVMEASKTLDDDKRAELLQKASGMAMDDYGILPLQFELSVWAMKKDIRYGGRADQMTLAQYMTLAK from the coding sequence ATGAAGTCTCTACGCAAAACCATACTGTTGTCGGCCCTGGCCGCAAGTTTCTTTACCGCGGCCGGCCTGGCGCAGGCGCGCGATCTGACCATAGCGCTGCGTTCGGAACCCAGTTCCATGGACCCGCAGTTCCATTCGCTGACGCCCAACACGCAGTTGTCCGAAACGCTGTTCGACCCGCTGGTGCGCACCGACGGCAACGCCAAGCCGGTTCCGTCGCTGGCCGAATCCTGGACGGCCGACGGTGATGTGTGGACCTTCAAGCTGCGGCCCAACGTCAAGTTTGCCGACGGCTCGCCTTTTACCGCCGAAGACGTCCTGTTCACCTATGCGCGCGTGCCCAAGGTGCCCAACAGCCCCTCGTCGTATTCGCTGTATCTGAGCACGATCGACAAGGTCGAAGCTCCCGATCCCCTGACCGTGCGCATCACCACCAAGGGGCCTTCGCCGGTGCTGCTGGCCAATCTGTCCATGGTGCCCATCATGTCGCACAAGGCGGCGGCGGGGCCGGCGCCCGAAGGCAAGACCACGGTCGAGCTCAATCGGGGTGACGGCCTGGTGGGCACGGGACCCTACAAATTCGTGTCCTGGAAGCGCGGCGCCGAAATCGTCTTCGAGCGCAACGATCATTACTGGGGCGAGAAACCCGCCTGGGACAAGGTCATCTACCGCCCCATCTCCAATTCGGCGGCCCGGGTCGCGGCCTTGCTGGCCGGCGACGTGGACATCATCGAAGACCCTCCCACCGACGACCTGCCACGGCTCAAAAAAGACAAGAACCTGCATATCCAGGAAACCCCGTCGGTGCGCGTCATCTACATCGCGCTGAACCAGGGCAATGATGTGCCGCCCGGCGTGTCGGGCACCGACGGCAAGAACCCCCTGACCGACCAGCGCGTGCGCCATGCCCTGTCGCTGGCCATAGACCGCAAGGCCATCGTCGAGCGCATCATGGACGGCGTGGGCCTGCCGGCCGCCAACCTGCTGGCTTATCCGGCTTTCGGCACCTCTGAAAAGCATTCCAAGGTCGAGCCGGCCGATCCCGAGGAGGCCAAGAAGCTGCTGGCCGAGGCGGGCTACCCGAACGGATTCCAGATGTCGCTGGGGTCTCCCGCGGGCCGCTACACCAACGACCAGCGCATCGCGCAGGCGGTGGCGTCCATGTGGGCCCGAATCGGCGTGAAAGCCGATGTGCAGACCATGGCGCCGCCGGTCTTCTTCAAGCAGCGCAATGCCTTTGCGTTCAGCAGCTATCTGGCGGGCTGGGCGGCCAGCTCGGGCGAGATGCTCAACCCGCTGACCTCGCTGGTGGTCACCAAGGATCCGAAGCTGGGCCTGGGCACGACCAACTGGAGCAAATATTCCAATCCGGAAATGGACAAGCTGGTGATGGAGGCCTCCAAGACCCTGGACGACGACAAGCGCGCCGAGCTTCTTCAGAAGGCCAGCGGCATGGCCATGGACGACTATGGCATTTTGCCCTTGCAGTTCGAGCTGTCGGTGTGGGCCATGAAGAAGGACATCCGCTACGGAGGCCGTGCCGACCAGATGACACTGGCCCAGTACATGACGCTGGCCAAGTAG
- a CDS encoding ABC transporter permease → MLSAIVRRLLQTLLVVLVMSALVFAGLYLVGDPVLMLASPEATDAERELIRQSLGLDLPLWHQYFIFLGKAVHLDFGSSFLTGESAMRLILERMPATLELATLAIFLSLAIGVPLGVYAGLRPNSLAARGIMTGSVLGFSLPNFWVGLMLIMLFAVMLGWLPAGGRGPVESYGPLQLSVFNWEGLKSLLLPACTIATAKCALIIRVTRAATRECLPQDYIKFARAKGLREKRVLGIHLLKNILIPIVTIGGLEYGQVFAFAVVTETVFSWPGMGKLLIDSIITLDRPVVVAYLMLTVVFLATLNLLVDIAYTILDPRVRLETSS, encoded by the coding sequence GTGCTATCGGCTATTGTCCGCCGCTTACTGCAAACGCTGCTCGTGGTGCTGGTCATGTCGGCACTGGTGTTCGCCGGCCTGTATCTGGTCGGCGACCCGGTGCTGATGCTGGCCAGCCCCGAGGCCACCGATGCCGAGCGCGAGCTGATACGCCAATCGCTGGGTCTGGACCTGCCGTTGTGGCATCAGTACTTCATCTTCCTCGGCAAGGCCGTGCACCTGGATTTCGGCAGCAGCTTTCTGACCGGCGAGTCGGCGATGCGGCTCATCCTGGAGCGCATGCCGGCCACGCTGGAACTGGCGACGCTGGCCATCTTCCTGTCGCTGGCCATAGGCGTGCCTCTGGGCGTCTATGCGGGCCTGCGGCCCAATAGCCTTGCAGCGCGCGGCATCATGACGGGCTCGGTCCTGGGTTTTTCGCTGCCCAACTTCTGGGTGGGCCTGATGCTGATCATGCTGTTCGCGGTCATGCTGGGCTGGCTGCCGGCCGGAGGACGCGGTCCGGTGGAATCCTACGGCCCCTTGCAGTTGAGCGTATTCAACTGGGAGGGACTTAAAAGCCTGCTTCTGCCGGCCTGTACCATCGCCACGGCCAAATGCGCGCTGATCATCCGGGTGACACGGGCCGCCACGCGCGAGTGCCTGCCGCAGGACTACATCAAGTTCGCACGCGCCAAAGGGCTGCGCGAGAAGCGTGTGCTGGGCATACACCTGCTCAAGAACATCCTGATTCCCATCGTGACCATAGGCGGCCTGGAGTACGGCCAGGTCTTCGCCTTTGCCGTGGTGACCGAAACCGTATTCTCATGGCCCGGCATGGGCAAGCTGCTGATCGACTCCATCATTACCCTGGATAGGCCCGTGGTGGTGGCCTACCTGATGTTGACGGTGGTGTTCCTGGCCACCTTGAACCTGCTGGTCGATATCGCCTACACCATACTGGATCCGCGCGTGCGGCTGGAGACGTCCTCATGA
- a CDS encoding ABC transporter permease, producing the protein MKGLSTDPIVPADDTPVGQASGVVPAHESLWRVFIAQFVSSKLAVFGLILLLACLGLAVFAPWIAPQNPFDIGTLDIMDSKMPPGSANMDGTITYWLGTDGQARDIFSAILYGLRISLFVGFVSVSVAFLIGAAVGLVSAYFGGRIDALLMRIVDIQLSFPSILVALILLAVLGKGVDKVIYALIAVQWAYFARAARGAAIVERNREYVEAARCMSLSWHRILWRHVFPNCIPPLMVIATIDLAHAIALEATLSFLGVGVPVTEPSLGMLISNGFEFLLSGNYWISFFPGIALALVVIAINLVGDHLRDILNPRNEI; encoded by the coding sequence ATGAAAGGGCTGAGCACCGATCCCATCGTGCCGGCGGACGATACGCCGGTCGGGCAGGCATCGGGCGTGGTGCCGGCCCATGAAAGCCTGTGGCGGGTGTTCATTGCGCAGTTCGTGTCGAGCAAGCTGGCGGTGTTCGGACTGATCCTGCTGCTGGCCTGCCTGGGCCTGGCCGTGTTTGCGCCCTGGATCGCCCCGCAGAACCCGTTCGACATCGGCACGCTGGACATCATGGATTCGAAGATGCCGCCGGGCAGCGCCAATATGGACGGCACCATCACGTACTGGCTGGGCACCGACGGGCAGGCGCGCGACATTTTCTCGGCCATTCTGTATGGGCTGCGCATCAGCCTGTTCGTGGGTTTCGTCTCGGTGTCGGTGGCTTTCCTGATCGGGGCGGCTGTCGGCCTTGTGTCGGCCTATTTCGGCGGACGCATCGACGCCTTGCTGATGCGCATCGTCGATATCCAGCTGTCCTTCCCTTCGATACTGGTGGCGCTGATCCTGCTGGCGGTGCTGGGCAAGGGCGTCGACAAGGTCATTTACGCGCTGATCGCCGTGCAGTGGGCGTATTTCGCACGGGCGGCCCGGGGGGCGGCCATCGTCGAGCGCAATCGCGAATACGTCGAGGCGGCCCGCTGCATGTCGCTGTCGTGGCACCGCATACTGTGGCGCCACGTCTTCCCCAACTGCATACCGCCGCTGATGGTCATCGCCACCATCGACCTGGCCCACGCCATCGCGCTGGAGGCCACCCTGTCCTTCCTGGGCGTGGGCGTGCCGGTCACCGAACCCTCGCTGGGCATGCTGATATCCAACGGATTCGAGTTCCTGCTGTCCGGGAACTACTGGATATCGTTTTTTCCGGGAATCGCGCTGGCGCTGGTCGTGATCGCCATCAACCTGGTGGGCGACCATCTGCGCGACATCCTGAATCCGCGCAACGAGATCTAG
- a CDS encoding ABC transporter ATP-binding protein, which yields MSEYTAAPIHSDAASAVASTGTAGASPGPLLLDVQDLRTWFHTRDGVVKAVDGVSLQLRPGEILGLVGESGSGKSITGFSLMNLVEHPGRIQAGRMWFNGRNLLDLTAEEYRQLRGRDMAMIFQDPMMTLNPVLRVDTQMIEAIRAHERVSHKAARDRAIQVLGMVGIPSPQERLRVYPHHLSGGMRQRIAIAIALLNSPRLIIADEPTTALDVTIQGQILYEVQKLCREMGTALIWITHDLAIVSGLADRLAVMYAGRIVETGSTQDIVRAAQHPYTHGLISSIPSVNTRGQELFQIPGSTPSLLNLPAGCPFRSRCYRATGQCANDPVPEEVAPGQWASCWHKGVRA from the coding sequence ATGAGCGAATATACCGCCGCCCCTATCCACAGCGATGCCGCAAGCGCCGTCGCCTCCACCGGGACAGCCGGCGCTTCCCCCGGTCCGCTGCTGCTGGATGTGCAGGACCTTAGAACCTGGTTCCACACGCGCGACGGCGTGGTCAAGGCCGTGGACGGCGTATCCCTGCAGCTGCGCCCCGGCGAAATCCTGGGCCTGGTGGGGGAATCGGGTTCCGGCAAAAGCATCACCGGCTTTTCACTGATGAACCTGGTCGAGCATCCGGGGCGGATACAGGCCGGCCGCATGTGGTTCAACGGCCGCAACCTGCTGGACCTGACGGCCGAGGAATACCGCCAGCTTCGCGGCCGCGACATGGCGATGATCTTCCAGGATCCGATGATGACCCTGAATCCGGTCTTGCGCGTGGATACGCAGATGATCGAGGCCATCCGGGCGCATGAGCGGGTATCGCACAAGGCTGCGCGCGACCGCGCCATACAGGTGCTGGGCATGGTGGGCATTCCGTCGCCGCAAGAACGATTGCGGGTGTATCCGCATCACCTTTCCGGGGGGATGCGCCAGCGCATCGCCATTGCGATCGCCTTGCTGAATTCGCCCCGGCTGATCATCGCCGACGAGCCTACCACGGCGCTGGACGTCACCATACAGGGCCAGATCCTGTACGAGGTGCAGAAGCTGTGCCGCGAAATGGGCACCGCGCTGATCTGGATCACGCACGATCTGGCCATCGTTTCGGGCCTGGCCGATCGGCTGGCCGTCATGTATGCCGGGCGCATCGTCGAGACCGGATCCACGCAGGACATTGTCCGAGCCGCGCAGCATCCGTACACGCATGGCCTGATCTCGTCGATCCCGTCGGTGAACACCCGGGGCCAGGAGCTCTTCCAGATACCGGGCTCCACGCCGTCCTTGCTGAACCTGCCGGCGGGCTGTCCGTTCCGTTCGCGCTGCTACCGCGCCACCGGGCAATGCGCGAACGATCCCGTTCCAGAGGAAGTGGCCCCCGGGCAGTGGGCAAGCTGTTGGCACAAAGGAGTTCGGGCATGA
- a CDS encoding ABC transporter ATP-binding protein: MSGSDVILSLRDVRREYAQPADMVERLGRLFKGGGKPRSVQAVAGVDLDVMAGEVIGIVGESGCGKSTLGRMLTGILPPSSGTIRYQGRDIGQLAGAARREYELGVQMIFQDPFSSLNPRMRVVDIIGEGPVVHGLTSRAGKEAYVAGLMRKVGLDPAYRFRYPHQFSGGQRQRIGIARALALKPSVIVCDEAVAALDVSIQAQVLNLFMQLRREFALTYFFISHNLGVVSHISDRVAIMYLGRIVEIADTDTIFNRAHHPYTQALIKELPSLRPDRRQFDPIKGELPSPLHPPPGCAFHPRCPHAMERCRVERPLLRQIGGQAGHASACHLNDAPINVDQNAVLVQETT, encoded by the coding sequence ATGAGCGGCTCCGACGTCATCCTGTCTCTTCGCGATGTGCGACGCGAGTATGCGCAGCCGGCCGACATGGTCGAGCGGCTGGGCCGGCTGTTCAAAGGCGGCGGCAAGCCGAGGTCGGTGCAGGCGGTGGCGGGCGTCGACCTGGATGTCATGGCCGGCGAGGTGATCGGCATTGTGGGCGAGTCGGGCTGCGGGAAATCCACCCTGGGCCGCATGCTGACGGGCATCCTGCCGCCCAGCTCGGGAACCATCCGCTACCAGGGCCGCGACATCGGCCAGCTGGCGGGCGCGGCGCGGCGCGAGTACGAACTGGGCGTGCAGATGATTTTCCAGGACCCGTTTTCATCCTTGAATCCGCGCATGCGGGTGGTGGACATCATCGGCGAAGGGCCGGTGGTGCATGGCCTGACGAGCCGGGCCGGCAAGGAGGCCTATGTGGCGGGACTGATGCGCAAGGTGGGGCTGGACCCGGCCTACCGCTTCCGCTATCCGCACCAATTCTCGGGCGGGCAGCGCCAGCGCATAGGCATCGCCCGGGCGTTGGCGCTGAAGCCGTCCGTCATCGTGTGCGACGAGGCCGTGGCGGCGCTGGATGTTTCCATACAGGCGCAGGTCCTGAACCTGTTCATGCAATTGCGCCGGGAATTCGCGCTGACGTATTTTTTCATCAGCCACAACCTGGGCGTGGTCAGCCATATTTCGGACCGGGTGGCCATCATGTATCTTGGGCGCATCGTGGAAATCGCCGATACCGATACGATTTTCAACCGGGCGCATCATCCTTACACCCAGGCGCTGATCAAGGAACTGCCGTCGCTGCGCCCCGACAGGCGGCAATTCGACCCCATCAAGGGCGAACTTCCCTCGCCCCTGCATCCGCCCCCGGGCTGCGCCTTTCACCCTCGCTGCCCCCACGCGATGGAGCGATGCCGGGTGGAACGCCCCTTGCTGCGGCAGATCGGTGGCCAGGCCGGCCATGCCAGCGCCTGCCATTTGAACGATGCGCCCATCAACGTTGACCAGAACGCAGTCCTAGTCCAGGAGACGACATGA